The proteins below come from a single Papaver somniferum cultivar HN1 chromosome 11, ASM357369v1, whole genome shotgun sequence genomic window:
- the LOC113321719 gene encoding uncharacterized protein LOC113321719, whose amino-acid sequence MEIKDGKSMVRSLKLSSYGEIRAACNGLVLLGNSRICGPIVINPVTREYTVLSRGTIALPQDESYGFAFSYGTGVYKVVHLFRDHLPYFGCEVVEVGSHTWGSVDGPSFGLISQMGKAPIVSLGAFHWMPHIENNEYIVSMGIDDEKFREIQLPKTSGRYDGVDMVDCLSIVSQADYNQLDVWILEDLDASKWIFKQRIIAGLTLCMVPFGYSSRTKLVLKRDINQTLFTYDFEHREMKEIEMNEDCSPCLGSNVPHFNSLVSWKNRVGQRLEDV is encoded by the coding sequence ATGGAGATTAAAGATGGGAAAAGCATGGTTAGGTCTTTGAAgttaagctcttatggagaaataCGAGCTGCGTGCAACGGCTTGGTTCTACTCGGAAACAGCAGAATTTGTGGTCCAATTGTCATCAATCCTGTGACTCGAGAATACACTGTTCTTTCTCGTGGTACAATAGCTCTCCCGCAGGATGAATCTTATGGATTTGCATTCAGTTATGGAACTGGAGTGTACAAAGTTGTACATTTGTTTCGAGATCATCTGCCGTATTTTGGATGTGAGGTTGTAGAAGTTGGTTCTCATACCTGGGGGTCAGTTGATGGTCCTAGTTTTGGACTTATAAGTCAGATGGGAAAGGCTCCAATTGTTTCCCTTGGAGCTTTTCACTGGATGCCTCATATTGAGAACAATGAATACATAGTGTCAATGGGCATTGATGATGAAAAATTTCGCGAAATCCAGTTACCGAAAACTAGTGGAAGATATGATGGTGTTGATATGGTGGATTGCTTATCGATTGTGAGTCAAGCCGATTATAATCAACTTGATGTTTGGATTTTGGAGGATTTGGATGCAAGTAAGTGGATCTTCAAACAGAGGATTATTGCGGGACTAACTCTGTGTATGGTGCCCTTTGGTTATAGTTCAAGAACCAAGTTAGTTCTGAAGAGAGACATAAATCAAACATTGTTTACTTATGATTTTGAGCACAGGGAGATGAAGGAGATTGAAATGAATGAAGACTGTTCTCCATGTCTGGGATCTAATGTTCCTCATTTTAACAGCTTAGTCTCTTGGAAAAACCGTGTAG